The [Eubacterium] siraeum genome contains a region encoding:
- a CDS encoding GHKL domain-containing protein: MKIVNIDNVYAWLYLFSSVPQMIFTAWAFSRCFELKVSQKVYYIAFTGLSFAHLVPQIFFGLYIPAKTFVLLALQIVMMWLMSKSGIVKAIIFNGFDMVINMLLEFIIFLSFFGIFITNNGITTDVYTSERVVGSVLFTTLSLPLKYLLAAVWNKIAGKKQSKLRMSLIAFPVAQVLVITAIVSSFSQVYMNILKVDILLVTTIGLVIFAIADLIYMFFISDIEKKNALELEVNSLKYARQLEEQHFKQIEEKRYEVAKIRHDINNQLASIKSMVHSRYIEQVEELIGELENTVRNTQEYQYCSIPVVNAVISEKNKEAEKYGIRLVTKIDIPDSAGITQHHLCSAFANMIDNAIRAERGFTEKDSDKKIINVDAVSDSVSVYITVRNYVSGVEISREDDSSLHGYGQQILGDIAQIYSGRFEKSEKNGEYTCTLILGKKAYSEEKI, encoded by the coding sequence ATGAAAATTGTTAATATTGATAATGTATATGCGTGGCTGTATCTTTTTTCTTCGGTACCGCAGATGATTTTTACCGCATGGGCGTTTTCACGATGCTTTGAACTGAAAGTGTCGCAGAAAGTATATTATATTGCTTTTACAGGGCTTTCCTTCGCTCATCTCGTTCCACAGATATTTTTCGGCTTATATATCCCTGCAAAGACATTTGTCCTGCTTGCACTGCAGATAGTCATGATGTGGCTGATGTCAAAAAGCGGTATAGTTAAAGCGATTATTTTCAACGGCTTTGATATGGTTATCAATATGCTGCTGGAATTTATAATATTCCTGAGCTTTTTCGGGATTTTTATTACAAATAACGGTATTACTACAGATGTATATACAAGCGAAAGAGTAGTTGGCTCCGTGCTTTTTACGACGCTTTCGTTACCGCTTAAATACCTGCTTGCTGCTGTATGGAACAAGATAGCTGGAAAGAAACAATCAAAGCTCCGTATGAGCCTTATAGCTTTTCCTGTAGCGCAGGTGCTTGTTATCACAGCAATCGTATCAAGCTTTTCGCAGGTGTATATGAATATACTTAAAGTCGATATATTGCTTGTCACAACAATAGGTCTTGTGATTTTTGCGATTGCCGACCTTATATATATGTTCTTTATTTCGGATATTGAAAAGAAGAACGCACTTGAGCTTGAGGTAAACTCGCTGAAATATGCCCGTCAGCTTGAAGAACAGCACTTTAAGCAGATAGAGGAAAAGCGTTATGAGGTGGCGAAGATACGTCACGATATAAATAATCAGCTTGCGAGCATAAAAAGTATGGTGCACAGCAGATATATAGAGCAAGTGGAGGAGCTGATAGGCGAGCTTGAAAATACTGTGAGAAATACGCAGGAATATCAGTATTGCTCAATACCGGTAGTAAATGCGGTAATATCCGAGAAGAACAAAGAGGCTGAAAAGTACGGCATACGGCTTGTAACAAAGATAGACATTCCCGATTCCGCAGGAATAACACAGCATCATCTTTGCAGTGCGTTTGCAAATATGATCGACAACGCTATCCGAGCGGAGCGTGGCTTCACGGAAAAAGACAGCGACAAGAAAATCATCAATGTCGATGCGGTGAGCGATTCGGTAAGCGTGTATATAACCGTCAGGAATTATGTATCTGGTGTTGAGATTTCAAGAGAGGACGATTCCTCGCTTCACGGCTACGGACAGCAGATACTCGGTGATATAGCGCAGATCTATTCGGGAAGGTTTGAGAAGTCGGAAAAGAACGGAGAGTATACCTGTACACTTATACTCGGTAAAAAAGCGTACAGCGAGGAAAAGATATAA
- the nrdG gene encoding anaerobic ribonucleoside-triphosphate reductase activating protein produces MLIRIAGTVSESIVDGPGIRYTIFTQGCPHHCEGCHNPETHDFSGGRLADTDKIYNHIAENPLLKGVTFSGGEPFCQPAPLYDLAKRIKENTKLDIMAYTGFTFEQLIEKSKTDEDVKNLLSVVDILVDGKFILAQRSLELHFKGSRNQRIIDCKKSLETGNVVIKEL; encoded by the coding sequence ATGCTTATAAGAATAGCAGGTACGGTCAGCGAGTCTATTGTAGACGGACCGGGAATAAGATATACAATATTTACACAGGGCTGTCCGCATCACTGTGAGGGCTGTCACAATCCCGAAACGCACGATTTCAGCGGCGGCAGGCTTGCGGATACCGACAAGATATATAATCACATTGCGGAAAATCCTCTGCTGAAGGGCGTTACTTTTTCGGGCGGAGAGCCGTTCTGCCAGCCTGCACCGTTATATGACCTTGCAAAGAGGATAAAGGAGAACACAAAGCTTGATATAATGGCATATACCGGTTTTACTTTTGAACAGCTTATTGAAAAATCAAAGACGGACGAAGATGTTAAAAATCTGCTGTCGGTTGTTGATATACTGGTCGACGGAAAATTTATACTTGCCCAGAGAAGCCTTGAACTTCATTTCAAAGGAAGCCGCAATCAGAGGATAATTGATTGCAAGAAATCACTGGAAACGGGTAATGTTGTAATTAAGGAGTTGTGA
- a CDS encoding helix-turn-helix transcriptional regulator: MAIEINLDVMMAKRKISSNELAAAIGITPANLSVLKTGKAKAIRFSTLEKICEVLQCQPGDILYYKGGGKDE, encoded by the coding sequence ATGGCAATTGAAATAAATCTTGATGTAATGATGGCAAAGCGGAAAATCTCATCCAACGAGCTTGCCGCCGCAATAGGCATAACACCTGCGAATCTGTCGGTGCTGAAAACGGGCAAGGCAAAGGCAATAAGATTTTCAACGCTTGAAAAGATATGCGAGGTGCTGCAGTGTCAGCCCGGAGATATTCTGTACTATAAAGGCGGTGGAAAAGATGAATGA
- a CDS encoding DUF4173 domain-containing protein, whose product MNEYYNYAENPDQCGNVPPVNVYGRADGQFVQSQRQLQGPPEAKKVYGIRDFIFAVMTVIIGFITLKLFFTEGEIFPFAEVIASGWYHVIVATLAVMAVIYIGKKPTASQWAIFGCVILFCAVPVFSSTGLVRFLSWVYAAILLCYFAYSFITSKPLFSDGFLREICEAVFALPFANFSVAPKCVAVPFANKEKGEKSKTALYILLGVICSIPAVIIACTALSSADDNFGRLLSGITGGFFDNFFSNVIILAVSIPLSFLLFGAMSGAKGRKRKMTGDTGRAAKVPAVAICSALTPLILIYLLFFACQLPYYLSAFGGVLPDGYSYSGYARQGFFELCGVAVLDLMVIFLAGVLAKRNENGRKPVAVRIYSAVFSLITILLICSAMSKMIMYIGEYGLTGLRFYTSWFMILLGIVFLVLILHEIFPGMKTVATLFISFTVMFSALCFCDPDARIAQYNVESYLSGEIAETDTGSLAMLSEGAAPYVERLKDSDSAYYNCCNRVLITMKESRTSGVYFPLSFTSLKANEIYDRI is encoded by the coding sequence ATGAATGAATACTATAATTATGCGGAAAACCCTGACCAGTGCGGTAACGTTCCGCCGGTGAATGTATACGGCAGAGCAGACGGGCAGTTTGTACAGTCTCAAAGGCAGCTGCAAGGTCCGCCCGAAGCGAAGAAAGTATACGGCATCCGTGACTTCATATTCGCTGTGATGACCGTTATAATCGGCTTTATAACACTGAAGCTGTTCTTTACCGAGGGAGAAATATTCCCGTTTGCAGAGGTTATAGCGTCGGGCTGGTATCACGTTATAGTGGCGACCCTTGCGGTTATGGCAGTGATATATATCGGCAAAAAGCCGACCGCTTCACAATGGGCGATTTTCGGCTGTGTGATACTGTTCTGTGCTGTTCCTGTGTTTTCATCGACAGGGCTTGTACGATTTTTGTCGTGGGTATATGCCGCAATACTGCTCTGTTACTTTGCTTACAGCTTTATAACATCAAAACCGCTGTTTTCAGACGGATTCTTAAGGGAAATATGCGAGGCTGTATTCGCATTGCCGTTTGCAAACTTTTCCGTCGCACCAAAGTGTGTGGCTGTTCCTTTTGCAAATAAGGAAAAAGGAGAAAAAAGCAAAACAGCGTTATATATTCTGCTCGGAGTGATTTGCTCGATTCCTGCCGTGATTATAGCGTGTACGGCACTTTCGAGCGCCGATGATAATTTCGGAAGATTGTTATCAGGTATAACCGGCGGATTTTTCGACAACTTTTTCAGCAACGTAATAATTCTTGCGGTAAGCATACCGCTGTCGTTCCTGCTGTTCGGAGCAATGAGCGGTGCTAAAGGCAGAAAGCGTAAAATGACAGGCGATACAGGGAGAGCGGCAAAGGTGCCTGCTGTCGCAATATGTTCTGCGCTGACACCGCTTATACTTATCTATCTTCTGTTCTTCGCCTGCCAGCTGCCGTATTATCTGAGTGCATTCGGCGGAGTCCTTCCCGACGGCTACAGCTACAGCGGATATGCAAGACAAGGCTTTTTCGAGCTGTGCGGAGTGGCAGTGCTTGACCTTATGGTGATATTTCTTGCGGGTGTTCTTGCAAAGAGAAACGAAAACGGCAGAAAGCCCGTTGCTGTAAGAATATATTCGGCGGTTTTCAGCCTGATCACTATACTGCTTATCTGCAGTGCAATGTCAAAGATGATAATGTATATCGGTGAATATGGGCTTACCGGGCTTAGATTCTATACATCGTGGTTTATGATACTTCTCGGCATAGTTTTCCTTGTGCTGATATTGCACGAGATATTCCCCGGTATGAAAACAGTGGCAACGCTTTTCATATCCTTTACCGTAATGTTCAGTGCGCTGTGTTTTTGCGACCCTGACGCAAGAATAGCTCAGTACAATGTCGAAAGCTATCTCAGCGGTGAAATTGCTGAAACAGATACAGGAAGCCTTGCTATGCTGTCGGAAGGAGCCGCTCCTTATGTAGAGCGTCTGAAAGATAGCGACAGTGCTTATTACAACTGCTGTAACCGTGTATTGATAACAATGAAGGAGAGCCGGACTTCAGGTGTATACTTCCCTTTGTCATTTACTTCTTTAAAAGCAAATGAAATATATGACAGGATATAA
- a CDS encoding DUF2975 domain-containing protein, translated as MKKQNYSVMTTSILVKAVFVLIIVCCIFAPLIVRVYDNGIIALTGRSVYMPMIITLYLAAAVALVLVTALDRLLSNIRHDKVFIPANVKILRLISYCCFAVSVIFIYFSFIRPFAWLVVIAAAFFGLILRVIKNVFEQAIILKEENDFTI; from the coding sequence ATGAAAAAACAAAATTATTCTGTAATGACAACCTCAATACTTGTAAAGGCGGTATTCGTGCTTATAATCGTATGCTGTATATTTGCACCTTTAATTGTCCGTGTCTATGATAACGGTATCATCGCACTGACAGGAAGGTCGGTGTATATGCCTATGATAATCACTCTTTATCTTGCGGCGGCGGTAGCACTTGTGCTAGTTACGGCGCTTGACCGTCTGCTGTCAAATATCAGGCACGACAAGGTGTTCATACCCGCCAACGTGAAAATATTACGGCTTATATCGTATTGCTGTTTTGCTGTAAGCGTTATCTTTATCTATTTCAGCTTTATAAGACCGTTTGCGTGGCTTGTGGTTATAGCGGCGGCATTTTTCGGACTGATATTGCGTGTTATAAAGAACGTCTTTGAACAGGCAATCATATTAAAGGAAGAGAACGACTTTACTATATGA
- a CDS encoding GHKL domain-containing protein produces the protein MDLINTENIFAWGTLIAYFTHGIITGWSYSLCFKVKATKPVYMAIMIMATAVILVPSVFFNFYAPIKSIVLFFVVFLVLKLLSESNFVKSFIFCCFDMLINVGLELLLLGLLNLLGMNDFYDVSEFYTFSRMVSAIVFAVICIPFKYLYALLWNRIVNKRITSKLNLSLILFPFAEMLAIIGVVADHLNQTHGNYQGAAQKSNVILTVSFITFIVADIVYMYFISDIEKKAVLEREVNSLKYARQLEEQHFKQIEEKRYEVAKIRHDINNQLASIKSMVHSRHIEQAEELIGELENTVSRTQEYRYCSIPVVNVVISEKNKEAEKYGIRLVTKIDIPDSCEITQHHLCSAFANMIDNAIRAERGFTEKDSDRKIINVDAVSDSVSVYITVRNYVSGVEISREDDSSLHGYGQKILGDIAEIYSGTFDATEKNGEYTCTLVMQMKERQTEKI, from the coding sequence ATGGATTTGATAAATACGGAAAATATTTTTGCGTGGGGTACGCTGATTGCTTATTTCACGCACGGGATTATTACAGGGTGGTCATATTCGCTGTGTTTTAAGGTCAAGGCGACGAAGCCTGTTTATATGGCGATAATGATTATGGCTACTGCGGTGATACTGGTGCCGTCTGTATTTTTCAATTTTTACGCACCTATAAAGTCAATAGTATTGTTTTTCGTTGTGTTTCTTGTACTCAAGCTGTTGTCGGAGTCGAATTTTGTCAAATCGTTCATTTTCTGTTGCTTCGATATGCTGATAAACGTAGGACTTGAGCTTTTGCTGCTGGGCTTGTTGAACTTGCTCGGAATGAATGATTTTTATGATGTCAGCGAATTTTACACGTTCAGCAGAATGGTAAGTGCGATTGTATTTGCGGTTATCTGTATTCCTTTCAAATATCTTTATGCATTGCTTTGGAACAGGATAGTAAATAAAAGAATAACCTCAAAGCTAAATCTGAGCCTTATACTTTTTCCGTTTGCCGAGATGCTTGCGATAATAGGAGTTGTAGCCGATCATCTCAATCAGACGCACGGTAATTATCAGGGAGCGGCGCAAAAGTCCAATGTTATTCTGACGGTTTCGTTCATAACGTTTATCGTTGCGGATATTGTCTATATGTATTTTATATCCGATATTGAGAAAAAGGCTGTGCTTGAGCGTGAGGTAAACTCGCTGAAATATGCCCGTCAGCTTGAAGAACAGCACTTTAAGCAGATAGAGGAAAAGCGTTATGAGGTGGCGAAGATACGTCACGATATAAACAATCAGCTTGCAAGCATAAAAAGTATGGTGCATAGCAGACATATAGAACAGGCGGAGGAACTGATAGGCGAGCTTGAAAATACTGTGAGCAGGACGCAGGAATACCGTTATTGCTCGATACCGGTAGTAAATGTGGTGATATCCGAGAAGAACAAAGAGGCTGAAAAGTACGGCATACGGCTTGTAACAAAGATAGATATTCCAGATTCCTGCGAAATAACACAGCATCATCTTTGCAGTGCGTTTGCAAATATGATTGACAACGCTATCCGTGCGGAGCGTGGCTTCACGGAAAAAGACAGCGACAGGAAAATCATCAATGTCGATGCGGTGAGCGATTCGGTAAGCGTGTATATAACCGTCAGGAATTATGTATCGGGTGTTGAGATTTCAAGAGAGGACGATTCCTCGCTTCACGGCTACGGACAAAAAATACTGGGCGATATTGCCGAAATATATTCGGGTACGTTTGATGCAACGGAAAAGAACGGCGAATATACCTGTACGCTCGTTATGCAGATGAAGGAACGTCAGACAGAAAAAATATAA
- a CDS encoding type II toxin-antitoxin system MqsA family antitoxin yields MCKLCKCKMIKNSFTTHVVNYSNSVIIIKNVPCEECEQCGEIFYTDEVAEQLEKLVEAAKSLLQDISVIDYSKVA; encoded by the coding sequence ATGTGTAAGTTATGCAAGTGCAAAATGATAAAAAACAGCTTTACAACTCATGTTGTCAATTACAGTAATTCGGTAATAATAATTAAAAATGTACCTTGCGAGGAATGTGAACAATGCGGAGAGATATTTTACACAGATGAAGTTGCCGAACAGCTCGAAAAACTTGTAGAAGCGGCAAAAAGTCTTTTACAGGATATTTCTGTTATCGACTATTCAAAAGTTGCGTAA
- a CDS encoding TIGR04100 family radical SAM protein, translated as MTIFYEFEGKLYANITNRCPCSCIFCIRKNGDSVADNDSLWLEHEPSYEEIIKAFDDFDKTGLHELVFCGYGEPMERADVLLEVAKYVKQTTDMKIRINTNGLVDFINPAFDSYKMRYIIDCISISLNAPDPESYLEVSRPKFGLPSFNSMLNFAATVKTIVPEVMFTVVDIIKPEQIEQCKELAEGLGIPLRVRHWVTDNESYT; from the coding sequence ATGACGATATTCTATGAGTTTGAAGGTAAGCTTTATGCTAATATAACAAACAGATGTCCGTGTTCGTGCATTTTCTGCATAAGAAAGAACGGCGACAGCGTTGCGGATAATGACAGCCTGTGGCTTGAGCATGAGCCGAGCTATGAAGAAATTATCAAGGCTTTTGACGATTTTGATAAGACAGGACTTCACGAGCTTGTTTTCTGCGGTTACGGCGAGCCTATGGAGCGTGCCGATGTTCTGCTTGAGGTTGCAAAGTATGTAAAGCAGACTACCGATATGAAGATTCGTATCAACACAAACGGACTTGTTGATTTTATCAACCCTGCATTTGATTCATACAAGATGAGATATATAATAGATTGTATTTCCATAAGCCTTAACGCTCCCGATCCTGAGAGCTATCTTGAGGTCTCACGTCCTAAGTTCGGGCTTCCGTCATTCAATTCTATGCTTAATTTTGCCGCAACGGTAAAAACTATCGTGCCTGAGGTTATGTTTACCGTGGTTGATATAATAAAGCCTGAGCAGATTGAGCAGTGCAAGGAGCTTGCAGAGGGGCTTGGTATTCCTCTGAGAGTTCGTCATTGGGTCACGGATAACGAGAGTTATACCTGA
- a CDS encoding LytTR family DNA-binding domain-containing protein — protein sequence MRICYIDDNEEYLNSFKDNFKDVFCENDFTFMQYPNEYIGSDDVADIVMLDIEFGSEGNGLDYLDCITKKSGYTQIVIVTAYTEKYIEDIFMQKENVAGFLKKPIDRETMLRVFAKAEMLIRNKKAEVTVRTGKYEYVTLKADDILYIESAGHNLNYITRTKEYTTQGKLDDLIEQLPSFFVRCHKSYFVNLNKIKGFTGDYILIEGKPDISVSRSKKTEFIEAYRNHLQK from the coding sequence ATGAGAATTTGCTATATAGATGATAACGAAGAATACCTGAACAGTTTCAAAGATAATTTCAAAGATGTATTTTGTGAAAATGATTTCACTTTTATGCAGTATCCGAATGAATACATCGGCTCTGATGATGTCGCTGATATTGTTATGCTTGATATAGAGTTCGGCAGTGAGGGCAACGGACTTGATTATCTGGATTGTATCACGAAGAAATCAGGTTATACCCAGATAGTGATAGTTACCGCTTATACCGAAAAATACATAGAAGATATTTTTATGCAAAAAGAGAATGTTGCAGGGTTTCTGAAAAAGCCTATCGACAGGGAAACTATGCTCAGGGTCTTTGCTAAAGCAGAGATGCTTATAAGAAACAAAAAAGCGGAAGTAACCGTCAGAACCGGCAAGTATGAATATGTGACATTGAAAGCGGATGATATTTTGTACATTGAATCTGCCGGTCACAATCTCAATTACATTACCCGCACAAAAGAGTATACGACACAGGGAAAGCTGGATGACCTTATCGAGCAGCTTCCGTCATTTTTTGTCAGATGTCACAAGAGCTATTTTGTTAATCTCAATAAAATCAAAGGCTTCACGGGCGATTATATTCTTATAGAAGGAAAGCCGGACATTTCCGTGTCACGCTCCAAAAAGACCGAATTCATAGAAGCATACAGAAACCATCTTCAGAAATAA
- a CDS encoding GHKL domain-containing protein, with the protein MKIINVDNIYAWVILVSSISQVIITGWTFSQCFKIRISKVLFTALIILVSCIAIVPPTFFQIYFPIKAAILFILVFVVFKLSSESDFVKPFIFLCLDMLVNITLEMLLMMTVTLIGINDFQDVNDVYTFNRMISSLMFTVICIPFKYLIALLWNSIVNKSTSSRLNLSLILFPAAQTFAMVGMVADHAGNADAKQHPMVQANSTLVLTISFLTFLVADIVYLYFMADLEKKAALEREVSSLKYARQLEEQHFKQIEEKRYEVAKIRHDINNQLIAIRSMMRDGHIEQADEMLGTLETSVARTKEAQLCSIPVVNAVLEEKACEAQKYGIRLETKIDLYDTRNISQNHLCSAFANMIDNAIRAERGFTEKDSDKKIINVDAVSDSVSVYITVRNYVSGVEISREDDSSLHGYGQQILGDIAQIYSGRFEKSEKNGEYTCTLVMQMKERQTEDFA; encoded by the coding sequence ATGAAAATAATCAATGTTGACAATATATATGCATGGGTGATACTTGTATCTTCAATATCGCAGGTCATTATTACGGGATGGACATTTTCGCAGTGCTTCAAAATCAGGATTTCTAAGGTTTTGTTTACGGCATTGATTATCCTTGTTTCCTGCATTGCAATCGTACCGCCGACCTTTTTTCAGATTTATTTTCCGATAAAGGCGGCGATTTTGTTTATTCTTGTGTTTGTTGTGTTCAAGCTGTCGTCTGAATCCGATTTTGTTAAGCCGTTTATCTTTCTCTGCCTTGATATGCTTGTAAATATTACGCTTGAAATGCTGCTGATGATGACGGTTACATTAATCGGTATCAACGATTTTCAGGATGTAAACGATGTCTATACATTCAACCGTATGATATCGTCGCTTATGTTTACAGTGATTTGTATACCGTTCAAATATCTCATAGCACTGCTGTGGAACAGTATAGTAAATAAAAGTACGTCCTCAAGGCTCAATTTAAGTCTGATATTATTTCCTGCGGCACAGACCTTTGCAATGGTCGGTATGGTCGCCGATCACGCAGGCAATGCCGATGCAAAGCAGCACCCTATGGTTCAGGCAAATTCGACACTGGTGCTGACGATTTCGTTCCTTACGTTTCTTGTCGCAGATATAGTGTATCTTTATTTTATGGCAGATCTTGAGAAAAAGGCAGCGCTTGAACGTGAGGTAAGCTCGCTGAAATATGCCCGTCAGCTTGAAGAACAGCACTTTAAGCAGATAGAAGAAAAGCGTTACGAGGTGGCGAAGATACGTCACGATATAAACAATCAGCTTATTGCGATAAGAAGTATGATGAGGGACGGACATATAGAGCAGGCGGACGAAATGCTGGGCACACTTGAAACAAGCGTTGCAAGAACAAAAGAAGCACAGCTATGCTCTATACCGGTGGTAAATGCCGTGCTTGAAGAAAAAGCCTGTGAAGCGCAAAAGTACGGTATAAGGCTCGAAACGAAAATTGATCTTTACGATACAAGAAATATTTCTCAGAATCATCTTTGCAGTGCGTTTGCAAATATGATCGACAACGCTATCCGTGCGGAGCGTGGCTTCACGGAAAAAGACAGCGACAAGAAAATCATCAATGTCGATGCGGTGAGCGATTCGGTAAGCGTGTATATAACCGTCAGAAATTATGTATCGGGTGTTGAGATTTCAAGAGAGGACGATTCCTCGCTTCACGGCTACGGACAGCAGATACTCGGTGATATAGCGCAGATTTATTCGGGAAGGTTTGAAAAGTCGGAAAAGAACGGCGAATATACCTGTACGCTTGTTATGCAGATGAAGGAACGTCAGACAGAGGATTTTGCCTGA
- a CDS encoding AraC family transcriptional regulator gives MSDEIKKDRIITDETLRETASHGSEEYPFCYYYEDIWDFDFHCIDWHWHPEVEFVYVQQGMADFLVGGNRYVLSSGDGIFINSQVIHRFEATDSAIIPNIVFSPVLLAPQGSLIYSRYIRPIIESTTECVIFSAEETAHRSIIETMRSVFAVQGSGTASEMKTAELLLKLWRLLYESILITDCGSMSVHSAQTQAKLQIMMQYIHDNYSGQITLDDIARTVLISKSSVLNIFRTYLHTSPINYVVEYRLKCASKLLVDTENSVCTIAHETGFENIGYFCRRFKKLYGVTPIYYRNHGRSAE, from the coding sequence ATGAGTGATGAAATCAAAAAGGACAGGATAATAACGGATGAAACCTTACGCGAAACTGCAAGTCACGGCAGCGAAGAATATCCCTTCTGCTACTATTATGAGGACATCTGGGATTTCGACTTTCACTGTATCGACTGGCACTGGCACCCGGAGGTCGAATTTGTTTATGTACAGCAGGGCATGGCTGATTTTCTGGTGGGCGGAAACAGGTATGTTCTCAGCTCCGGCGATGGAATCTTTATAAACTCTCAGGTGATACACAGGTTTGAAGCCACGGACAGCGCCATCATTCCTAACATTGTTTTTTCACCTGTTCTGCTTGCGCCGCAGGGCAGTCTGATATACAGCAGATACATCAGACCGATAATCGAATCAACTACTGAATGTGTGATTTTTTCCGCCGAAGAAACAGCGCACCGCAGCATTATAGAAACAATGAGGTCGGTATTTGCCGTGCAGGGTTCGGGCACAGCGTCTGAAATGAAAACAGCAGAGCTGCTGCTGAAACTATGGCGTCTTTTATATGAAAGCATACTGATAACAGATTGCGGTTCTATGTCCGTGCATTCCGCACAGACGCAGGCTAAGCTTCAGATAATGATGCAGTATATTCACGATAATTACAGCGGTCAGATAACACTGGACGATATTGCCCGAACGGTTCTTATAAGCAAAAGCAGTGTTCTCAATATTTTCAGGACATACCTGCATACATCGCCGATAAATTACGTTGTAGAATACAGACTGAAATGTGCATCAAAGCTCCTTGTTGATACCGAAAACAGCGTTTGCACCATAGCGCATGAAACAGGATTTGAGAACATCGGCTATTTCTGCCGCAGATTCAAAAAGCTGTACGGCGTTACACCGATATATTACAGAAATCATGGCCGCAGTGCAGAGTAA
- a CDS encoding transcriptional repressor, which produces MNYSQQRNCIMNIVVSNPVHPTAEQVYDIARRSYPKISLGTVYRNLNQLAEHGILKKICSSYGSVRFDGRTDPHFHMICSCCEKVFDVELGEMMCLNDKIRTKYDFDVTEYEISIKGICSECREKLGKGESA; this is translated from the coding sequence ATGAATTATTCTCAACAGAGAAATTGCATAATGAATATCGTTGTTTCAAATCCTGTCCACCCTACCGCCGAGCAGGTCTACGATATAGCCAGACGCAGTTATCCTAAAATAAGCCTCGGTACAGTTTACCGTAATCTCAATCAGCTTGCGGAACACGGCATACTGAAGAAAATATGCAGTTCTTACGGAAGCGTACGTTTTGACGGCAGGACAGATCCGCATTTTCATATGATATGCAGCTGCTGTGAAAAGGTCTTTGATGTGGAGCTTGGTGAAATGATGTGTCTTAACGATAAGATACGCACAAAGTATGACTTTGATGTTACCGAGTACGAGATAAGCATAAAGGGTATATGCAGTGAGTGCAGAGAGAAGCTGGGTAAAGGCGAATCGGCGTGA